The following coding sequences are from one Arachis hypogaea cultivar Tifrunner chromosome 7, arahy.Tifrunner.gnm2.J5K5, whole genome shotgun sequence window:
- the LOC112701588 gene encoding protein FAR1-RELATED SEQUENCE 5-like: MPGELNGFVEPSYEFSSNFDRVHAFQDADDGMSGEIVPVEEAKAIDLFAADADLDAEAAVRIVDGIGSFGAIEFSSLTAKDVLTKEFTSLQGAYDYYNEYGRIKGFSIRRSKVGRRTKQGAEGEIIWQIFVCSREGERDGKHMQREDRKMDPRPITRCGCEARIKVHVDDASGQWFVEQFCDNHNHPMLDARFRGLSRSHRAVKEGDLHQINSMMKSGLRVPTIFHAFANQSGGFETVGFEIKDIYKEIEKQRRAGATDAEAALKFLGTLRTTDSGMFWKYSLDVDKRLENLFWCDGTSLYDYSVFGNVLGFDATYGRNKYKCPLEIFSGVDHHMRTVVFGCAILSNESEGSYVWLLRSFLEAMKGKQPKSVITDGDLAIKSAVSTVFPEIDEFERIWTDSVADHMLEDHPWIVDMYAKKHSWSNAHIQGKFFVGLKTTSRCEALNMQLRKFIHNGYNLREFVEHFQHSLEFMRRRELVADYKSASASLL, from the exons ATGCCGGGGGAG CTGAATGGGTTTGTGGAGCCTAGCTATGAGTTTTCATCCAATTTTGACCGAGTCCATGCGTTTCAG GATGCTGATGATGGAATGAGCGGCGAAATCGTGCCGGTAGAGGAAGCAAAAGCGATAGATTTGTTTGCCGCAGATGCGGACCTAGATGCAGAAGCAGCAGTGAGGATTGTTGACGGGATAGGGTCCTTTGGCGCAATTGAATTTTCTTCCCTAACAGCCAAGGATGTTCTTACGAAGGAGTTCACAAGCCTACAGGGAGCTTATGACTACTACAACGAATACGGTCGCATCAAGGGATTCTCGATCAGGAGGTCCAAGGTGGGTCGCAGAACAAAACAGGGGGCAGAGGGCGAAATTATTTGGCAGATATTTGTGTGCTCGAGGGAAGGAGAGCGAGACGGGAAACACATGCAGCGGGAAGACAGGAAGATGGATCCTCGACCGATCACGCGGTGCGGGTGTGAAGCACGGATTAAGGTCCACGTTGATGATGCTAGCGGGCAATGGTTTGTTGAACAATTCTGCGATAACCATAATCATCCCATGCTGGATGCGAGGTTCAGGGGTCTGTCGCGGTCACACAGAGCAGTCAAGGAAGGCGATTTGCACCAAATCAATTCCATGATGAAATCTGGGTTGCGAGTGCCGACGATTTTCCACGCCTTTGCCAATCAGTCAGGAGGATTCGAGACTGTTGGGTTCGAGATAAAGGACATATATAAAGAGATAGAGAAGCAAAGGCGGGCTGGCGCGACAGATGCTGAGGCCGCATTGAAGTTCTTGGGAACTTTAAGGACCACTGATTCTGGGATGTTCTGGAAGTACTCACTGGATGTTGACAAGAGGCTGGAAAATCTCTTCTGGTGCGATGGTACAAGTCTTTATGACTACAGCGTGTTCGGGAATGTCCTGGGTTTTGATGCAACGTACGGTCGTAACAAATACAAGTGCCCTTTGGAAATATTCTCAGGGGTGGACCATCATATGAGGACGGTGGTGTTTGGCTGCGCCATCTTGAGCAACGAGAGCGAAGGAAGCTATGTGTGGTTGTTGCGGTCATTTCTTGAGGCAATGAAAGGAAAACAGCCGAAGTCTGTCATCACGGACGGGGACCTCGCCATAAAGAGTGCCGTTAGCACAGTTTTCCCGG AGATTGACGAATTTGAGAGAATATGGACGGACAGCGTGGCAGACCACATGTTGGAGGATCATCCCTGGATAGTGGACATGTATGCAAAGAAGCATTCATGGTCTAATGCCCATATCCAGGGGAAATTCTTCGTGGGACTGAAGACGACATCGAGGTGCGAGGCTTTGAATATGCAGCTTAGAAAATTTATACACAATGGGTATAATCTGAGGGAGTTTGTGGAGCACTTCCAACACTCTTTGGAATTCATGAGGAGGAGAGAACTAGTGGCAGACTACAAGTCTGCGTCGGCGAGCTTATTGTAA
- the LOC112703413 gene encoding NAC domain-containing protein 21/22 — protein sequence MSNISLVEARLPPGFRFHPKDEELVCDYLMKKFTHNESLLMIDVDLNKCEPWDIPETACVGGKEWYFYTQRDRKYATGLRTNRATASGYWKATGKDRPILRKGSLVGMRKTLVFYQGRAPKGRKTEWVMHEFRVEPPLPPPNTTSSKEDWVLCRVFYKNREVSGKPNSMGSCYDDTGSSSLPALMDSYISFDQQQQPQTHLHADEYEQVPCFSIFSHAQTSPIFNHIMEPKLFPTNNNNNNNATLYGGGGTTTTPNLGSCLDPFSCDRKVLKAVLSQLTNMERNIPNNNNNNTNSIKGSPSLGEGSSESYLSEVGMPNLWNNY from the exons atGAGCAACATAAGCTTGGTAGAGGCAAGGCTTCCACCAGGGTTCAGATTTCATCCAAAAGATGAAGAGCTTGTGTGTGATTACTTGATGAAGAAGTTCACGCACAATGAATCCCTTCTCATGATTGATGTCGACCTCAACAAGTGTGAGCCATGGGATATTCCTG AAACAGCATGTGTGGGAGGGAAGGAGTGGTACTTCTACACACAGAGAGACAGAAAGTATGCAACGGGTCTGCGTACAAACAGAGCAACGGCATCAGGATATTGGAAGGCCACTGGCAAGGACAGGCCTATCCTTAGGAAGGGCAGCCTTGTTGGTATGCGAAAGACTCTTGTCTTCTATCAAGGTCGGGCTCCCAAAGGCCGTAAGACTGAGTGGGTCATGCATGAGTTTCGCGTTGAACCTCCTCTTCCTCCCCCCAACACTACTTCTTCTAAG GAAGATTGGGTGTTGTGTAGGGTGTTCTACAAGAACAGAGAAGTTAGTGGCAAACCTAATAGCATGGGAAGCTGTTATGATGACACAGGCTCTTCATCTCTTCCAGCATTAATGGATTCTTACATCAGCTTTGACCAACAACAACAACCTCAAACCCATCTTCATGCTGATGAGTATGAGCAAGTGCCCTGCTTCTCCATTTTCTCTCACGCCCAAACAAGCCCtattttcaaccacataatggaGCCTAAGTTATTCcctaccaacaacaacaacaacaataatgcaacttTATATGGTGGAGGAGGAACTACTACAACACCCAATTTGGGTTCTTGCTTAGACCCTTTTTCATGTGATAGGAAAGTATTGAAAGCTGTTTTGAGTCAGCTCACAAATATGGAAAGAAACAtacctaataataataacaacaatacaaATAGTATAAAAGGGTCACCAAGTTTAGGAGAAGGTAGTTCTGAGAGTTACTTATCTGAGGTTGGCATGCCCAACTTGTGGAACAATTATTGA